A window of Corticium candelabrum chromosome 3, ooCorCand1.1, whole genome shotgun sequence contains these coding sequences:
- the LOC134176821 gene encoding uncharacterized protein LOC134176821, with protein MKSDLVFNGIASISMLLALWSEFHLTADRHVDVFMKLFLALDFGYLTGSSDDVVQELAHALGRRQITLAPPSSTNPTSDSSGHTIEQNRHQEQTDSCQVISKLKQHNVGLLLPWLLNDEKPEDVSDLWPLDIPQGVIQVAVQYSFAYERPLGLFERLSARCHCHSNFIRHWSSGLLMCYGAVTLLINCSKNTSRGSLCLSGRVVKSHHSVGRLWHVLLRCVSDMEDLLQSVPGVLPDRFIYSGSSSTSTKSPLDRCIYLIPDETWGPFAVDTVAGRCSAEMVKHEQAIKEVCPSVKNGIPLSQALSSTHATPVNQTDLDKIAVDIGETWRDLKSIIFGSDQSTLSKLQQNISDSRFDQPPAFCILSKWLELRGNQLMVCELYDALLVARIPSEPQKHLSYLMLPDAATEKTTPPGDSDRVTPLIKEVVAESVGHCWHELGIYLGVSEGVLRECDQPIYMLKAKSRKVLSAWTDQNQHATVQQLLVACDKAGVGGIVRREIESKLGTN; from the exons ATGAAAAGTGATCTTGTTTTTAATGGCATTGCTAGCATATCTATGCTGCTGGCTCTGTGGAGTGAGTTCCATCTTACTGCAGATCGTCATGTTGACGTGTTTATGAAGCTTTTTCTTGCTCTCGACTTTGGTTATCTAACTGGCTCATCAGATGATGTAGTTCAGGAACTGGCACACGCTCTGGGAAGACGTCAGATCACTTTAGCTCCGCCAAGTAGCACCAACCCGACATCAGATTCATCTGGTCACACAATAGAACAAAATCGTCATcaagagcaaacagacagttgccAAGTGATTTCTAagctaaaacaacataatgttggtttgttgttgccatggttACTCAATGATGAGAAACCAGAGGATGTTAGTGACCTTTGGCCTCTAGATATACCACAAGGAGTCATACAAGTTGCAGTGCAATACTCATTTGCATATGAACGTCCATTGGGTTTGTTTGAACGACTGTCTGCTCGTTGCCATTGTCACTCCAATTTTATTCGTCACTGGAGCAGTGGACTGCTGATGTGTTATGGTGCAGTGACTTTGCTTATCAATTGCAGCAAGAATACTTCACGTGGCTCTCTATGTCTCAGTGGTAGAGTAGTCAAGTCACATCACAGTGTTGGCAGATTGTGGCATGTTCTTCttcgttgtgtgtcagacatGGAGGATCTTCTCCAGTCTGTTCCTGGTGTTCTCCCTGATAGATTCATCTACAGTGGAAGTTCTTCTACAAGTACAAAGTCTCCCCTCGATCGATGTATCTATTTGATACCAGATGAAACATGGGGACCATTTGCAGTAGACACTGTAGCTGGAAGATGCAGTGCAGAGATGGTAAAACATGAGCAAGCAATAAAAGAAG TGTGTCCAAGTGTAAAGAATGGCATTCCTCTTTCTCAAGCTTTGTCCTCTACACATGCAACTCCAGTAAATCAAACGGATCTCGACAAGATAGCAGTAGATATTGGAGAGACCTGGCGTGACCTAAAAAGTATCATATTTGGTTCTGACCAGTCTACGTTATCAAAGCTACAGCAAAACATTTCTGACTCCAGATTTGACCAGCCACCGGCGTTCTGCATATTAAGTAAGTGGTTAGAGTTAAGAGGCAACCAACTGATGGTatgtgaattgtatgatgctctACTTGTTGCTCGCATTCCATCTGAACCTCAAAAGCATTTGAGTTACTTGATGTTGCCTGATGCAGCAACTGAGAAGACGACTCCACCTGGTGACTCTGACAGGGTCACTCCACTCATCAAAGAAGTAGTAGCCGAAAGCGTTGGACATTGTTGGCATGAACTAGGTATATACCTTGGTGTTTCAGAAGGAGTGCTAAGGGAATGTGACCAACCAATTTACATGTTGAAAGCGAAATCACGTAAAGTTTTGTCAGCCTGGACAGATCAAAACCAACATGCTACAGTTCAGCAGTTGTTGGTCGCTTGTGATAAAGCTGGAGTGGGAGGAATAGTCAGGAGAGAGATTGAATCTAAGCTTGGCACAAACTGA